In Microbacterium sp. AB, a single genomic region encodes these proteins:
- a CDS encoding DUF1801 domain-containing protein — MSADWRWSRVETVRSLIRRAEPDVVEETKWRKPSNPDGVPTFSSSGLICTVETYRDKIKLTFARGASLDDPAGLFNASLDSGTRRAIDVREHDALDEEAFVSLVREAVARNRA; from the coding sequence ATGAGCGCTGACTGGCGGTGGAGCAGGGTCGAGACGGTGCGATCCCTGATCCGTCGGGCCGAGCCCGACGTGGTCGAGGAGACGAAGTGGCGGAAGCCGTCGAACCCCGACGGGGTGCCGACGTTCTCGTCGTCCGGGCTGATCTGCACCGTCGAGACCTACCGCGACAAGATCAAGCTGACCTTCGCGAGGGGCGCCTCGCTGGACGACCCCGCCGGGCTCTTCAACGCGAGCCTCGACTCCGGCACGCGACGCGCGATCGACGTCCGCGAGCACGACGCCCTCGACGAGGAGGCGTTCGTCTCGCTCGTGCGGGAGGCCGTCGCCCGCAACCGGGCGTAG
- a CDS encoding ABC transporter substrate-binding protein, with the protein MRSPLALAATVLASALVLAGCSSAGTTADGGDSADATVSIGSLYEPQNLSNTQGGGQGVTEAFNGNVYEGLYKLTDDGEVEPLLADSAETSDDGLTYTIALRDDVTFHSGKQLTSSDVASSIEAVTAEDSQSARKSAFEVISGIETPDDQTVVFTLSEPSISFLYNLSYVWIVNGEAEELTTSEDGTGPYTLGEWKQGSTLTLDRWDDYWGDPAANAEVVFTYFTDATAQNNALLTGEIDVITSVQSPDALAQFEGDDAYTVSEGTSTTKELLAFNDRVAPFDDPLVRKAISSAIDTEKLLSSIWGDYGTLIGSMVPPTDPWYEDLTDVNPYDVDLAREQLAEAGYPDGFTFTLDTPSYDPHPAVAELLQSQLAAVGITVEINTISADEWYTKVFQDRDFEATLQEHVNDRDVVWYGNPDFYWGYDNADVQQWVSEAEQAQTTDEQTELLKKVNEQIAEDAASVWLYLYPQIVVASSGLTGYPVNGLNSQFFAYDIVKS; encoded by the coding sequence GTGAGAAGTCCCCTCGCCCTCGCCGCGACCGTCCTCGCCTCGGCTCTCGTCCTCGCCGGCTGCTCGTCCGCGGGCACGACGGCCGACGGCGGCGACAGCGCCGACGCGACCGTCTCCATCGGGTCGCTCTACGAGCCGCAGAACCTCAGCAACACCCAGGGCGGCGGTCAGGGCGTCACGGAGGCCTTCAACGGCAACGTCTACGAGGGCCTGTACAAGCTGACCGACGACGGCGAGGTCGAGCCCCTCCTCGCCGACAGCGCGGAGACGAGCGACGACGGGCTCACCTACACGATCGCGCTGCGCGACGACGTGACCTTCCACTCCGGCAAGCAGCTGACCTCGTCCGACGTCGCGTCGAGCATCGAGGCCGTGACCGCGGAGGACTCCCAGTCGGCCCGCAAGTCGGCGTTCGAGGTGATCTCCGGCATCGAGACGCCGGATGACCAGACCGTCGTCTTCACGCTGTCGGAGCCGTCGATCTCCTTCCTCTACAACCTCAGCTACGTCTGGATCGTGAACGGCGAGGCGGAGGAGCTGACGACGAGCGAGGACGGCACGGGGCCGTACACGCTCGGCGAGTGGAAGCAGGGCAGCACGCTCACCCTCGACCGGTGGGACGACTACTGGGGCGACCCCGCGGCCAACGCCGAGGTCGTGTTCACGTACTTCACGGACGCCACGGCGCAGAACAACGCCCTGCTCACGGGCGAGATCGACGTCATCACGAGCGTTCAGAGCCCCGACGCGCTCGCGCAGTTCGAAGGCGACGACGCCTACACCGTCAGCGAGGGAACGTCGACGACCAAGGAGCTGCTCGCCTTCAACGACCGCGTCGCGCCGTTCGACGATCCCCTCGTCCGGAAGGCGATCTCCTCCGCCATCGACACCGAGAAGCTCCTGAGCTCCATCTGGGGCGACTACGGCACGCTCATCGGCTCGATGGTGCCGCCGACCGACCCGTGGTACGAGGACCTCACCGACGTCAACCCGTACGACGTCGACCTCGCGAGGGAGCAGCTCGCCGAGGCCGGCTACCCCGACGGCTTCACGTTCACCCTCGACACCCCGAGCTACGACCCGCACCCGGCCGTGGCCGAGCTCCTCCAGTCGCAGCTCGCCGCCGTCGGCATCACGGTGGAGATCAACACGATCAGCGCGGACGAGTGGTACACGAAGGTGTTCCAGGACCGCGACTTCGAGGCGACCCTGCAGGAGCACGTCAACGACCGCGACGTCGTCTGGTACGGCAACCCCGACTTCTACTGGGGCTACGACAACGCCGACGTCCAGCAGTGGGTCTCCGAGGCGGAGCAGGCGCAGACGACCGACGAGCAGACGGAGCTGCTGAAGAAGGTCAACGAGCAGATCGCGGAGGACGCCGCGAGCGTGTGGCTCTACCTCTATCCGCAGATCGTGGTGGCGTCGAGCGGGCTCACGGGCTACCCCGTCAACGGCCTGAACTCGCAGTTCTTCGCCTACGACATCGTCAAGTCCTGA
- a CDS encoding alpha/beta fold hydrolase, translating into MPPHALGQTLVWRNRTVAWERFGEGPPLVFLHGTPWSSALWRPIADALARRFTVHLWDMPGYGASSKHAEHAVDLGAQGELFAHLLAEWRLDRPHVVAHDIGGAVALRARLLHGVRYASLCLVDVVALRPWGSPFFRLVKQHSDVFAQLPEAVHRGAVEAYVRGASHHGIGADDLDMLVGPWNEGPGQAAFYRQIAQADEGFTDEVEALYGDVDEPTHIVWGAEDAWIPADRAHRLRELIPHATLAIVPEAGHLIQLDAPAALSSELTRWLEARRG; encoded by the coding sequence ATGCCTCCTCACGCCCTCGGCCAGACGCTCGTGTGGCGGAACCGCACCGTCGCGTGGGAGCGGTTCGGGGAGGGCCCTCCCCTGGTGTTCCTGCACGGCACTCCGTGGTCGTCCGCGCTCTGGCGGCCGATCGCCGACGCGCTGGCACGCCGCTTCACCGTCCACCTGTGGGACATGCCGGGCTACGGCGCGTCCTCGAAGCACGCCGAGCACGCGGTGGACCTCGGCGCCCAGGGCGAGCTGTTCGCCCACCTGCTCGCCGAATGGCGCCTCGACCGGCCCCATGTCGTCGCCCACGACATCGGCGGCGCCGTGGCCCTTCGCGCCCGGCTGCTGCACGGCGTCCGCTACGCGTCGCTGTGTCTCGTCGACGTGGTCGCGCTCCGCCCTTGGGGGTCGCCGTTCTTCCGGCTCGTGAAACAGCACTCCGACGTCTTCGCCCAGCTGCCCGAGGCGGTCCACCGCGGAGCCGTCGAGGCGTACGTCCGGGGGGCGAGTCACCACGGGATCGGAGCCGACGACCTGGACATGCTCGTCGGGCCCTGGAACGAAGGCCCCGGGCAGGCGGCGTTCTACCGCCAGATCGCGCAGGCCGACGAGGGGTTCACCGACGAGGTCGAAGCCCTCTACGGGGACGTCGACGAGCCGACGCACATCGTCTGGGGCGCCGAGGACGCCTGGATCCCCGCCGACAGGGCGCACCGTCTGCGTGAGCTCATCCCCCACGCCACGCTCGCGATCGTCCCCGAAGCCGGTCATCTCATCCAGCTCGACGCGCCCGCCGCGCTGTCGTCGGAGCTCACCCGCTGGCTCGAGGCCCGACGGGGCTGA
- a CDS encoding DUF1684 domain-containing protein yields the protein MTASEDHARWRAERRAAVTAPTGNLALVETRWTGSTRPDIAAEQEAAPASVTVTPIERKDIVTGEPEHGLRVWDAESPAIRAFQGIDVYEYDPAWAIDAQFTPVGSDRTVPFEHIRDNGGTRDLVVPGDIAFRREGVDHRFAAFDDGGALILVFGDPTNGEETYGSGRFLFVRRRDGAGFGEPGTVILDFNRAFVPPCGFSAQYNCPLPPAQNRFTVPVRAGERNVLFHDGFDIYAAA from the coding sequence ATGACTGCATCCGAAGACCATGCACGCTGGCGCGCGGAGCGCCGGGCCGCCGTGACGGCGCCCACGGGCAACCTCGCCCTCGTCGAGACGCGCTGGACGGGGAGCACGCGCCCGGACATCGCGGCCGAGCAGGAGGCGGCGCCCGCATCCGTGACCGTGACGCCGATCGAGCGCAAGGACATCGTCACGGGCGAGCCCGAACACGGTCTGCGCGTCTGGGACGCCGAATCGCCGGCGATCCGCGCGTTCCAGGGCATCGACGTGTACGAGTACGACCCCGCCTGGGCGATCGACGCGCAGTTCACGCCCGTCGGGAGCGACCGCACGGTGCCGTTCGAGCACATCCGCGACAACGGCGGGACGCGCGACCTCGTCGTCCCGGGCGACATCGCGTTCCGCCGCGAGGGCGTCGACCACCGCTTCGCGGCGTTCGACGACGGCGGGGCGCTGATCCTCGTGTTCGGCGATCCCACGAACGGCGAGGAGACGTACGGCTCCGGCCGGTTCCTCTTCGTGCGACGCCGCGACGGCGCCGGCTTCGGGGAGCCGGGAACGGTCATCCTCGACTTCAACAGGGCCTTCGTGCCTCCGTGCGGGTTCTCGGCGCAATACAATTGTCCGTTGCCGCCTGCGCAGAACCGTTTCACCGTGCCCGTCCGTGCCGGTGAGAGGAACGTCCTGTTCCACGACGGCTTCGACATCTACGCCGCGGCCTGA
- a CDS encoding fatty acid desaturase family protein, which yields MSPTQTEAVGQRLGAVRQTYAGTDTFPPIARAYTQVAQVVREMGLLHRAHLFYALVGAGILVALGGAVTGFILLGDSWFQLLIAGALGIVFTQIAFLAHEAAHRQILTTGPANDRLARILAGSIGMSYSWWDSKHSRHHANPNRVGKDPDIAVDTISFVEEDAAQARGIRRLITRRQGWLFFPLLTMEGLNLHYLSLKHLLSRGPVKGRWIELGIIALRFALFLTPLFLMLPLGMAFAFLGVQLAVFGVYMGASFAPNHKGMPVIAPGAKLDFFSKQVRTSRNIAGGWWATWLMGGLNYQVEHHLFPSMPRPHLAKARDIVRDYCASNDVPYTETSLLRSYGIVIAYLNRVGLAARDPFDCPMASQYRRA from the coding sequence ATCTCCCCTACCCAGACAGAAGCCGTCGGACAGCGGCTCGGAGCGGTCCGTCAGACGTACGCGGGCACCGACACCTTCCCTCCCATCGCTCGGGCGTACACCCAGGTCGCGCAGGTCGTCCGGGAGATGGGCCTCCTGCATCGCGCCCACCTCTTCTACGCCCTCGTCGGCGCGGGCATCCTCGTCGCGCTGGGAGGAGCCGTGACAGGATTCATCCTGCTCGGCGACAGCTGGTTCCAGCTGCTCATCGCCGGCGCGCTCGGCATCGTCTTCACGCAGATCGCCTTCCTCGCGCACGAGGCGGCGCACCGGCAGATCCTCACGACCGGCCCCGCGAACGACCGGCTCGCGCGGATCCTCGCCGGCAGCATCGGCATGAGCTATTCCTGGTGGGACTCGAAGCACAGCCGTCATCACGCCAACCCGAACCGCGTCGGGAAGGATCCCGACATCGCGGTCGACACGATCTCGTTCGTCGAGGAGGACGCCGCTCAGGCTCGCGGGATCCGCCGGCTCATCACGCGCAGGCAGGGATGGCTGTTCTTCCCCCTCCTCACGATGGAGGGCCTCAATCTCCACTACCTCAGCCTGAAGCACCTGCTCTCGCGCGGCCCCGTGAAGGGACGCTGGATCGAGCTCGGCATCATCGCCCTGCGCTTCGCGCTGTTCCTCACGCCCCTCTTCCTGATGCTCCCGCTCGGGATGGCGTTCGCCTTCCTCGGCGTGCAGCTCGCCGTCTTCGGCGTGTACATGGGGGCCTCGTTCGCCCCCAACCACAAGGGGATGCCCGTCATCGCCCCGGGAGCGAAGCTCGACTTCTTCTCGAAGCAGGTGCGGACCTCGCGCAACATCGCCGGCGGCTGGTGGGCCACCTGGCTCATGGGCGGGCTGAACTACCAGGTCGAGCACCACCTGTTCCCGAGCATGCCCCGCCCCCACCTCGCGAAGGCGCGCGACATCGTCCGCGACTACTGCGCCTCGAACGACGTGCCGTACACCGAGACGAGCCTCCTGCGCTCATACGGGATCGTCATCGCGTACCTGAACCGCGTCGGGCTCGCCGCACGCGACCCCTTCGACTGCCCGATGGCATCGCAGTACCGACGCGCCTGA